A single Saccharomyces paradoxus chromosome II, complete sequence DNA region contains:
- the OLA1 gene encoding Obg-like ATPase (P-loop ATPase with similarity to OLA1 and bacterial YchF~similar to YBR025C), translating into MPPKKQVEEKKVLLGRPGNNLKAGIVGLANVGKSTFFQAITRCPLGNPANYPFATIDPEEARVTVPSPRFDKLCEIYKKTASEVPAHLTVYDIAGLTKGASAGEGLGNAFLSHIRSVDSIYQVVRCFDDAEIIHVEGDVDPVRDLEIINQELRLKDIEFAQKALEGAEKIAKRGGQSLEVKQKKEEMDLIIKIIDLLKSGQRVANHSWTSKEVEIINSMFLLTAKPCIYLINLSERDYIRKKNKHLLRIKEWVDKYSPGDLIIPFSVSLEERLSHMSPEDAEEELKKLQTISALPKIITTMRQKLDLISFFTCGPDEVREWTIRRGTKAPQAAGVIHNDLMNTFILAQVMKCEDVFEYKDDSAIKAAGKLLQKGKDYVVEDGDIIYFRAGAGKN; encoded by the coding sequence TTGGTAAGTCTACGTTTTTCCAAGCCATCACTAGATGTCCATTGGGTAACCCAGCCAATTATCCATTCGCTACCATTGATCCAGAAGAAGCCCGTGTTACTGTTCCATCTCCAAGATTCGACAAGTTGTGTgaaatttacaaaaaaacagCTTCTGAAGTTCCAGCTCACTTGACCGTTTACGATATTGCTGGTTTGACTAAGGGTGCTTCTGCCGGTGAAGGTTTGGGTAATGCTTTCTTGTCTCACATCAGATCAGTCGATTCTATCTACCAAGTCGTTCGTTGTTTCGATGATGCTGAAATTATTCACGTTGAAGGTGACGTTGATCCAGTTCGTGATTTAGAGATTATTAACCAAGAACTAAGATTGAAAGATATTGAATTCGCACAAAAGGCTTTGGAGGgtgctgaaaaaattgccaAAAGAGGTGGTCAATCTTTGGAAGTCAAgcaaaagaaggaagaaatggATTTGattatcaaaatcattgaCTTGCTAAAGAGTGGTCAAAGAGTTGCTAACCACTCTTGGACTtcaaaagaagttgaaattaTCAACTCTATGTTTTTATTGACTGCTAAACCATGTATCTACTTGATTAATTTGTCTGAAAGAGATTACATcaggaagaagaacaagcaCCTGCTAAGAATTAAGGAATGGGTAGACAAGTACTCTCCAGGTGATTTGATTATTCCATTCAGTGTTTCTTTAGAAGAAAGACTATCTCACATGTCTCCAGAAGATGCAGAAGAggaattgaagaaactgCAGACAATATCCGCCTTGCCAAAGATTATTACCACCATGAGACAAAAATTAGAtttgatttcctttttcactTGCGGTCCAGACGAAGTTCGTGAATGGACTATTAGAAGAGGTACTAAGGCTCCACAGGCTGCTGGTGTCATTCATAACGATTTAATGAACACCTTTATTTTGGCTCAAGTTATGAAATGTGAAGATGTCTTTGAATACAAGGACGATTCTGCCATCAAGGCCGCTGGTAAGTTGTTGCAAAAGGGTAAAGACTATGTTGTTGAAGACGGTGATATCATCTACTTCAGAGCTGGTGCTGGTAAAAATTGA